One genomic window of bacterium includes the following:
- a CDS encoding leucine--tRNA ligase, with the protein MTNKFPHQQIDSKWREVWKEQRLYKPNLKSEKDKYYALVALPYPSGYGLHVGHMYCFNPVDILARFERMRGKEVILPIGWDSFGLPAENYAIKTGIHPNTTTQEAISNFKRQLDLVGFSTDWETHELAAHWENYYKWTQWIFLQMYKDGLAYRANAPVNWCPSCQTVLANEQVINGKCERCESLVLQKDMEQWFMKITNYSERLYQDLDEVDWPESTKAAQKNWIGRSEGAEVEFQIFPSRKVTEAEGSNDGNTLKVFTTRPDTIYGATFMVIAPEHAMLVEMQDFITNNQDIIDYKNQAKLKSQLERESQIKKTGVEVKGIKAINPMTKAEIPIFVADYVLNTYGTGAIMAVPAHDERDFEFATKYGCDIVQVIKRIDAKGNLGCNNPNCNNCKDNCECEVDRCEKLPFLTDDENSRLIHSDILNGLTVPEAKKRIIKEFEKLGIGSTKITYRLRDWLISRQRYWGCPIPIVYIPVTEDNSQNKDYNELKEVTFDGKKYFVKPVDEKYLPLKLPTDVEFKPTGESPIAYSESYKKLAEELYGVGSRFEFDTLDTFIDSSWYYMRYMSVNDDTKAFDSELCNAWLPTDLYMIGPEHIVLHLMYSRFFTKYFFDKGLINYSEPFYKMRHQGMIQGPDGRKMSKRWGNIVNPSTVCEKYGADTLRVYEMFMGPLEQSKNWSEETVVGVRRYIDRVWNFAEQLGNTNVKDSYSEKAQEVIQKYNLTFESIKESEIRDARRIQVEGWYDNNISPETGIDIEILKNIQGMIVPDESTDLTNIIPRFANSNRKISLTIKSEGKVIGWLSSFLSQDKNQHRKLVLYIDRDFRAKGIGGVAMEVIITKFAIHDLYLEVVSGNNAINLYRKFGFVECGEDKYMLKDNVHYLPVIKMVRYVSTPKVKAELQKLIKYVTTNIPELKFNTCVAEFMKFQNLIEQEGMTISIDDFLTYMKLLAPFAPFITDEIYNNLTINIASSVESVDLSETEEVSIHQTNWPTWDEKLISEEKMVIGVQVNGKLRGELELSVDDDELSLKEKVMQDMNIAKWLQGVEIKKFIYVKGRIVSIVI; encoded by the coding sequence ATGACAAACAAATTCCCACACCAACAAATTGACTCCAAATGGAGAGAAGTTTGGAAAGAACAAAGACTTTATAAGCCAAACCTAAAGTCAGAAAAAGATAAATATTATGCACTTGTTGCCTTGCCTTATCCTTCTGGTTATGGACTACATGTAGGTCATATGTATTGCTTCAATCCGGTTGATATTTTAGCTAGGTTTGAACGAATGCGTGGCAAAGAAGTAATATTGCCCATTGGTTGGGATAGTTTTGGGCTACCTGCCGAGAATTATGCTATAAAAACTGGTATTCATCCAAATACAACAACACAAGAAGCCATAAGTAATTTCAAACGGCAACTAGATTTGGTCGGATTCTCTACAGACTGGGAAACTCATGAACTTGCTGCTCATTGGGAAAACTACTATAAATGGACTCAATGGATTTTCTTGCAAATGTACAAAGATGGTTTAGCATATAGAGCAAATGCTCCTGTAAACTGGTGTCCTAGCTGTCAAACAGTCCTCGCAAACGAACAAGTTATAAATGGAAAGTGTGAAAGATGTGAAAGTTTAGTTCTTCAAAAAGATATGGAACAATGGTTTATGAAGATAACGAATTATTCTGAAAGACTTTACCAAGATTTGGATGAAGTTGACTGGCCAGAGAGCACAAAAGCTGCACAAAAGAACTGGATAGGCAGATCTGAAGGTGCAGAAGTTGAGTTTCAAATCTTTCCTTCTAGGAAGGTGACGGAAGCGGAAGGTTCTAACGATGGAAATACTCTCAAAGTTTTCACGACTCGCCCAGATACAATTTATGGAGCAACTTTTATGGTAATTGCTCCTGAGCATGCTATGCTCGTTGAAATGCAAGATTTTATAACTAATAATCAAGACATTATAGATTATAAAAATCAAGCAAAGTTGAAATCTCAACTGGAAAGAGAATCTCAAATAAAAAAAACAGGAGTTGAAGTGAAAGGTATAAAGGCTATAAATCCAATGACAAAAGCTGAAATTCCCATATTTGTTGCAGATTATGTACTAAATACTTATGGAACCGGAGCCATAATGGCAGTGCCTGCTCATGATGAAAGAGATTTTGAGTTTGCAACAAAATACGGATGTGATATAGTTCAGGTCATAAAACGAATAGATGCAAAAGGAAATCTCGGCTGTAATAATCCTAATTGTAATAACTGCAAGGATAATTGTGAGTGTGAAGTTGATAGGTGTGAGAAACTTCCATTTTTGACAGATGATGAAAATTCAAGATTGATCCATTCAGATATATTGAATGGACTAACTGTTCCTGAAGCTAAAAAAAGGATTATAAAAGAATTTGAAAAACTTGGAATAGGTAGCACAAAAATAACTTATCGACTTCGTGATTGGTTGATCTCAAGACAAAGATATTGGGGTTGTCCAATTCCAATAGTTTACATTCCTGTCACTGAGGATAATTCCCAAAACAAAGATTATAATGAACTCAAAGAAGTAACATTTGATGGTAAAAAATACTTTGTAAAACCAGTTGATGAAAAATATTTACCACTCAAACTTCCAACTGATGTTGAATTTAAACCAACTGGAGAATCTCCAATTGCATATTCAGAAAGTTACAAAAAATTAGCTGAAGAACTTTACGGAGTAGGCTCTCGATTTGAATTTGACACTCTCGATACATTTATAGATTCAAGCTGGTATTATATGAGATATATGTCAGTAAATGACGATACAAAGGCTTTTGATAGTGAACTTTGTAATGCTTGGTTACCAACAGATCTATATATGATTGGTCCAGAGCATATAGTTTTGCACTTGATGTATTCTAGGTTTTTTACGAAATACTTTTTTGACAAAGGATTGATAAATTATTCCGAACCTTTTTATAAAATGAGACATCAAGGCATGATTCAAGGTCCTGATGGTAGAAAGATGAGCAAGCGATGGGGAAATATCGTGAATCCTAGCACAGTTTGTGAGAAGTATGGTGCTGATACATTGCGTGTTTATGAAATGTTTATGGGTCCGCTTGAGCAAAGCAAGAATTGGAGCGAAGAAACCGTAGTTGGAGTGAGAAGATATATTGATAGAGTTTGGAATTTTGCTGAACAATTGGGAAATACTAATGTCAAAGATAGTTATTCAGAAAAGGCTCAAGAAGTAATTCAAAAATATAATTTAACTTTTGAATCAATAAAAGAATCTGAAATTAGAGATGCCAGAAGAATTCAAGTTGAAGGTTGGTATGATAATAATATAAGTCCTGAAACTGGAATTGATATAGAAATTCTAAAAAATATTCAAGGAATGATAGTTCCTGATGAAAGTACCGATTTAACAAACATTATTCCAAGGTTTGCAAATTCCAACAGAAAAATCAGTTTAACAATTAAATCAGAAGGAAAAGTTATAGGTTGGTTAAGTAGCTTTCTATCTCAAGATAAAAATCAACATAGGAAACTAGTTCTATACATAGATAGAGATTTTAGAGCTAAAGGAATTGGAGGTGTTGCTATGGAAGTTATAATAACTAAATTTGCAATTCATGATTTGTATCTTGAGGTAGTTAGTGGAAACAATGCGATTAACCTTTACCGAAAATTCGGGTTTGTAGAATGTGGAGAAGACAAGTATATGTTGAAAGATAATGTTCATTATTTGCCAGTCATTAAAATGGTACGCTATGTCTCAACTCCAAAAGTCAAAGCAGAATTACAGAAATTGATCAAGTATGTAACTACAAACATTCCGGAATTGAAATTCAATACTTGTGTTGCTGAGTTTATGAAGTTCCAAAACTTGATTGAACAAGAAGGTATGACTATTTCAATTGATGACTTTTTGACTTACATGAAATTACTTGCACCGTTTGCACCATTCATAACTGATGAAATATACAATAATTTAACAATTAATATTGCTTCTTCTGTGGAATCTGTTGATCTAAGCGAGACTGAAGAGGTTAGTATTCATCAAACAAATTGGCCAACTTGGGATGAGAAACTTATATCTGAAGAGAAGATGGTAATAGGTGTACAAGTTAATGGAAAGCTAAGGGGAGAGCTTGAGTTGAGTGTAGATGATGACGAATTAAGTTTGAAGGAAAAAGTTATGCAAGATATGAATATAGCTAAATGGTTGCAAGGGGTAGAAATCAAAAAGTTTATCTATGTCAAAGGTAGAATTGTTAGTATAGTTATTTAA